One Mycolicibacterium sp. TUM20985 genomic window, TTGTCGCGCACCAGCGTGGAGGACATCAACATCGAAGGTCACGACGGTTTCATCGCCCTCAACAGCGACGCGCAGCTGGGTACGTCGCTCTGCGAGATCGGCATTCAGTTCGACGACGACTTCATCGAGTGGTCGGTGAACTTCACCGAGAAGCCGTTCCCCGATGCGTGTGACGTCGCCAAGGAACTTACCCGCCAGTCGATCGTGAACTCCAAGTGAGCGCCCGTCGCCTCCGCCGGGTGACCGCGGCGCTGTTCGCAGTCCTCGCGACCGTCACGATGCTGGTCGGCTGCTCGCGCGACGTGTCGGGCCAGGCGGTCAAGGCGGGTAGCGGGGGCAACACTCCCCGCAACGACAACTCGGCGAAGACCTACCCGAACCTGTTGAAGGAATGCGACGTCCTGACGACCGACGTGCTCGCCAAGACCGTGGGCGCCGATCCTCTGGACATCCAGAGCACGTTCGTGGGTGCGCTGTGCCGGTGGCAGGCCCTCAATCCGACCGGGCTGATCGACATCACCCGGTTCTGGTTCGAGCAGGGCAGCCTCGACAACGAGCGCAACGTGGCCGACTTCCTGAAGTATCAGGTCGAGAGCCGCTCGGTCGCGGGCGTGCAGTCCATCGTGATGAAGCCCAACGACGCCAGCGGCGCGTGCGGGGTGGCCAGCGACGCGGCCGGCGTGGTGGGGTGGTGGGTGAACCCCCAGGTGCCCGGTGTCGACGCATGCGGGATGGCGATCAAGTTGATGGAGCTGACGCTCAACACCAACAACTAGCGCCGACGAGCGCTCGCGCGAGGAGCAGACTAGCGCGGCACGTGGAAGTCGACCAGGGTCGCGCCGCCGAGTCCAAGGCGGTGCCATGGCACCTCGGTCGTGAAGACGGCCATCGCCGACGTGGGGTACTTCGACGTCAGCTCCTCGACCGCGTCAGCGTCCGATTCGAGGCCGGCCAGGGCGAACGCCAGCGATGACATCGTGGGTTCGTGCCCGACGACCAGCAGCGTGCGGACATCGTCGGCGACGGCGTTGATGAGGCGGACCACGGTGCTGGGCTTGGTGTCGTACAGCTCGTCGGAGTAACGCGTGTCCGCCTCGATGCCGGTGCGCGCCAGGGTTTCCCGGGTCCGGGTGGCCGTCGAGCACAGCACTACGTCCACGGGAGCCACGTTCGCCCTGATCCAGTCACCCGCCAAAGCCGCCTCCCTGACGCCCCGCGGGGCCAGCGGCCGGTCGTGGTCGAACACCCCGTCGGGATAGTCGGACTTCGCGTGCCGGAGCAGGATCAAGGTGCGCTCGGAGCTCGTCATCGACATCACGTTACCCACATGCCGACCGAGGTCCGCTCACTTGTCGGAGTGCAGACCTACACTCGCCATGCCCGTCAAAACGACGGCCCACGACTAGAGAGCCGAGGAGTCACGATGCGCTTCTTGCACACCGCCGACTGGCAGCTCGGCATGACGCGCCACTTCCTCAACGGCGAGGCGCAGCCGCGGTATTCGGCCGCGCGCCGCGACGCCGTCGCGGCGCTGGGTGCGCTCGCGGCCGAGACGGGCGCGGAATTCGTCGTCGTCGCCGGAGACGTCTTCGAGCACAACCAACTCGCACCGCGTGACGTCAGCCTGTCACTGGAGGCCATGCGCGCCATCGAGGTTCCGGTGTATCTGCTGCCGGGCAACCATGATCCGCTCGACGCCTCGTCGGTGTACACCAGCGCGTTGTTCACCGCCGAACGGCCCGACAACGTGATCGTGCTCGACCGGGCGGGGGTGCACGAAGTGCGTCCGGGAGTCGAGATCGTCGCGGCGCCTTGGCGTTCCAAGAAGCCGACGACCGATCTGCTTGGCGAGGTGCTCGAGGGCCTCACCGCGGACGGCGTCACCCGCATCGCCGTGGGTCACGGTGGCGTCGATCTCTTCGAACCGGACCGGGACAAGCCGTCCCTGATCCGGCTCGCCACGGTCGAGGCCGCGGTCGCTCGCGGTGCCGTGCACTACGTCGCCCTAGGTGACAAGCATTCTCGGACCGAGGTCGGGTCGACCGGCAGAGTCTGGTACTCCGGCTCGCAGGAGGTCACCAACTACGACCACGTGGAGCCCGATCCCGGGCATGTCCTCGTGGTCGACGTCGACGAGGCGGACCCGCAGCGCGCGGTCCACGTGGCGGGCCGCCGGGTGGGGCGTTGGAGGTTCGTCACCCTGCGCCGGTCCGTCGACACGGCGAGGGATGTCGTGGATCTCGACATCAACCTCGACCAGTTGGCCGACAAGGAACGCACGGTCGTGCAAATCGGGCTGACCGGCACCCTGACGGTGACCGACAAGGCGGCGCTCGACGCGTGTCTGGACAAGTACGTCCGACTGTTCGCCGCGCTCGGCACCTGGGACAAGGAGACCGAGATCGCCGTCGTGCCCGCCGATGGTGAGTTCGACGACCTGGGCATCGGCGGCTTCGCGGCCGCCGCGGTGGACGAACTGGTGGCCACCGCACGGGCGGATAGTTCGCAGGCCGACGACGCCCGGGCGGCGCTGGCGCTGCTGCTGCGGCTGACCGAGCGGGGGAGTGCCGCATGAAGCTGCACCGTCTGGCTCTGCGGAATTATCGCGGAATCGCCCACCGCGACATCGACTTTCCCGATCGCGGCGTCGTCGTCGTGTCCGGTGCCAACGAGATCGGCAAGTCGTCGATGATCGAGGCGCTTGATCTGCTCCTCGAGGCCAAGGACCGCTCGACCAAGAAGGAGGTCAAGCAGGTCAAGCCCACGCACGTCGACGAGGGTGCCGAGATCACCGCCGTCATCTCTTCCGGCGCCTATAAATTCGAGTATTACAAGCGATTCCACAAGAAGCCGGAGACCCGGCTCGTGGTGATGACTCCCGCGCGTGAGCAACTCACGGGCGACGAGGCGCATGACCGTGTGCAGGCCATTCTCGCCGAGACCATGGACACCGAACTGTGGCAGGCGCAGCGGGTGTTGCAGTCGGCATCGACGCTCTCGGTCGAGCTCTCGGGGTGTGATGCGCTGGCGCGTGCGTTGGACGTGGCAGCCGGTCAGACGGTCACGTTGTCCGGTGCCGAGCCGCTGCTCATCGATCGGATCGACGCGGAGTTCCGGCAGTACTTCACGGCGACGGGGAGGCCGACGGGTCTCTGGGCGTCGGCCGTGGCGCGGTTGCGTGACGCCGAGCAGCAGGTCGCCCTGTGCAAGACCGCGGTCGAGGAGGTCGACGACGCGGTCGCGCGACACGCCGCGCTCACCGCGGAGCTCGCCCGGCTGGCGCAGAGCAGGACGACGGCGGCCGGACGCCTCGAGGTGGCCCGGGTCGCCGCCGACGCCGTCAAACATCTCGACGAGCGCCTAGCTGCGGCGCGGGCCCTGGCCGAACCGGCCGAGATGGCGCAGGCCGCGTCCGACACCGCGCTGGGCGAGCGACGCCGGCTCCGTGCCGAACTCGGGGAGCGAAGCGCCACCATCACCTCGCTGGAGTCGGCGGTGAAGGCAGCCGCGGAGGACGGGGTCGTCGCCGACGCCGCCGCCGTCACGGCCGCTGCGGCAGCGGAGACCGCGACGCTGGAGGCCGAGCAGTGCCGCGCCCGGGTCGACGCCGCCCGCGCCACGATGGAGCGGATCGGGCGTCGTCGTGAAGCCGAGAAGCTCCGGGCCACGCTCGGCAGGATCGACGCCGTGGAGCGCGAGCTCGTGGCCGTCGATGCCGAGTTGGCGCCGATCACCCTTTCTGACGGCGTGATGCGTGATGTCGAACTGGCCGCGCTGACTACCGAGCGGGCCGCCTTCCAGGCCGAATTGACGTCGGCACGAATCGAACTCGAGTCCGCCGTCGAGGTGGAGCTGGTGGTCGACGGTCGGCCGGTGCACGTGTCACCCGGGGTTGGCTGGTCGCAGAACGTCACGACCGCGGCCGCGGTCGAACTGCCTGGTGTGTTGACGTGGCGTGTGGTGCCAGGTGCCTCCGCGACCGATTCGCAGGACAAGCTCGAGCGGGCACGCCAGATGCTGGCCGCGTTGCTCGACGAGGCCGGTGTCGACGACGTGGCGGCCGCCCGGACACTCGATGCCCGACGGCGCGACCTGATCGCTGCGGGGGAGCGGCTGCGGGCCACCCGCGACGCCGTCGTCGGAGGCGAGGCCGTACTCGAGCTGCGTTCCCGTCTGGCGGAACTCGAGACCGAGCTCGCCGCACAGTCCTGCGACGACCCCGGGGTAGAGGACGCGCGGGCCCAACTCGAGGCGGCGACCGAGGCGCTCCGGCGCGCGCGTGCCGAGCGCGATGCGTGCCGTTCCACCGCGAGCGCAGCCGCGTCGCACGCGATGAAGGTGTCGAGTATCGCCGCGGTGTTGGGGGCCAAGCTCGGGACCGCCCGCGAGGAGGTCGCCGCCGCCGCCGAACGGCTTGCCCGACAACGGGAATCGAAGACCGACGACCAACTGGTCATCCAGGCCGAGGCCGATGCCGAACGGGCCCGAGGGGTGCTCGCCCAGGTGCTCGCGATCGAGGCCGAGCTCGCCGCCGCCGGACCTGCGGCGGTGGCGGCCGAGTTCGAGGACGCCGCGCGTCGAGCCGTCGAACTCGGTGAACGGCACGGCGAGATCGCGGGCCAGCTGCGTGAAGTGATGGCCCAGCTGCGGGTGTACGGGTCCGAGGGACGCAAGGGGCGACTCGATGCGGCGCAGACCGAGTGTGAGCACGCGGCGGCGGAGCACGACCGGATCGCGCGTCGGGCGGGGGCGGCCCGGCTACTGCACTCGGTGATGAACCGCCACCGCGACGAGTCGCGGCTGCGCTACGTCGAGCCGTTCCGTACCGAAGTGGAACGCCTGGGCCGCATCGTGTTCGGCGCAGACTTCGAAGTCGAGATCGACGGCGATCTCCGCATGGTGGCCCGGACGCTGAACGGGTGCACCGTCCCCTTCGAGTCCCTCTCCGGCGGCGCCAAGGAGCAGCTGGGCATCGTGGCCCGGCTGGCGACCGCTGCGCTGGTCGCCAAGGAGGACGGTGTGCCGGTCGTGATCGACGACGCGCTGGGCTTCAGCGATCCCGATCGGCTCGCCAAGATGGCCGAGGTGTTCGACGCGGTCGGCGGTGACGGTCAGGTCATCGTGCTGACGTGCAGCCCCGAGCGCTACGCCGGAATCGTGGACGCCCAGCACCTGCTCCTGGCGATCTAGCCGGGATCAGCTGGCGACGGACACGGTGCGCTCCTGCGGTGCATCGAAGGTGGCGGCGGGCAACCCGAGATGGTCGCGCAACGTGTCACCGGTGTACTCGGTCCTGAACAGACCGCGGCGCTGCAGCTCCGGCACCACGGCGCGGGGGACTATCTCGTTAACGGTGTTTCCGGCGGTTTTCATCAGTAGGTTTCGGCTGCCGGGAATCGGTCGCCGAAGGTGATCGCGAACGCATTCAGCGCGGGTTTCCACCGCATCGTCCATCGTGCCCTGCCGACGCCGGTCGGGTCCAGGGATCGGGTGACGAGGTACAGGCATTTCAGGGCGGCCTGCTCGGAGGGGAAGTGCCCGCGGGCCTTGATTGCGCGGCGGTAGCGGGCGTTGAGTGACTCGATGGCATTCGTCGAGCAGATCACCTTCCGTATCTCCACGTCGTAGTCCAGGAACGGGATGAACTCGTTCCAGGCGTTGTCCCAGAGTTTGATCACCGCTGGGTAGCGCTGTCCCCATTTCTCGGCCAGATCATCGAACGCCGAGCGGGCCGCAGTAGCATTGACCGCGGTGTAGATCGGCTTCACATCGCGTTTGATCTCATCCCAGTACTTGCGGGACGTGAGCCGAAAGGTGTTGCGTATCAAGTGAATGATGCACGTTTGGACGATCGCTTGGGGCCACACGTTGCTCACCACTTCGGGCAGTCCCTTGAGGCCGTCGCAGACCACGAAGAAGGTGTCCTTGACGCCGCGGTTTCGTAGGTCGGTGAGCACGGCCATCCAGAACTTGGCGCCTTCACCGCCGGTGCCGGCCCACAGGCCGAGGATGTCGCGTTCCCCGCCCAGGGTGACCCCGATGGCGGCGTAGAACGGTCGGTTGGCGACCTGGCCGTCGCGGACCTTCACCACGATCGCGTCGATGAAGATCGCGGCGTAGGTCTCATCCAGAGGCCGTACCGTCCATTCGTTCATCTCCTCGAGTACCTTGTCGGTGATTCGGCTGATCGTCTCCTTGGAGACCGAGGCACCGTAGATCTCGGCGAAGTGCGCCGAAATCTCGCCGGTGGTAAGCCCTTTGGCGTACAACGACAGCACGACCTCATCGACACCGGTGAGCCGGCGCTGCCGTTTCTTGACGATCTGCGGCTCGAACGTCGCCGCCCGATCCCGCGGTACGTCGATCTCGACCGGGCCGGTGGTGTCGGTCAGGACAGTCTTGGACCGGGTGCCGTTGCGGATGTTGCTCGACCCCGCCTCGGGCGGGTCGTGTTTTTCATAACCGAGGTGCTCGGTCATCTCCTCGTTCAGCGCGGCCTCGATCACCGTCTTGGTCAGCTGTTTGAGCAGCCCATCGGGTCCGGTCAGTGACAGGCCCTGTTCCTGGGCCAGCCGCACCAGCTCGACCGCGGCCTTCTGCTCAGCGGACTGCTCAGCCTTCTTCTTGGTCACGTCATTCAGTGTCGTCATCGTGGCGACCTTTCTCGCCGAGCATCGCTCAGCGTGTCAGGCCGGAAACACCGTTAAATCCACAGTCCCCGGCGCGGCTCTTGATGTCGTGGTGAACCCGGTATCACTGCCCGGGTGCCGCCACGCGGCGTGCGAGTGGGTGACCTGGGAGGCGATCTGGAAGCCACCGAGGTGGAGTTGACGCGTCATGGGTGTCCTTCTCCGCGATTTGTGCACCCGCGCCCGCGTTCACCGCGGGAGAGTGTGCACGAATCGCGTGGGGGTGGGGGTTAGAAGTAGGCGTTGGCGGGGACGGGCGTGTCGTGCAACAGGTTCGCGCCGATCGCGACCGCCTTGTACGCGACCGGGTTGTGCAGGGTGATGGTGCGGATGTTGCGCCAGTGTCGGTCCAGACCCTTCTGCCGACTCGCTGCGCTGGCGCCGCCGAGCTCCAACAGCCGGGTCGCGGCCTCGGGGGCGATGGCATCGAGGTGGACCTTGACCTTGGCGACCTTCAGCTGGGCGTCCTGAGCCAGCTGCGCGTCGGGGTTGCCGTCGGCGGTCGTCGCGGCCGAGTTGGTCGCCGCCGCGATCGCCTCCGCGGCGTCGAGCACCGCCGCCTTCGCGACGTAGGCGGTGCTGGCCAGCTCGCCGAGCAGCCGTTGCAACAGCGGGTCGTCGGTGGGGCGCTCGGCGGGGGCGTGGCTGAAGCTGCGGTCGCGGGAGCGCAGCAGCGTCACGCCGTCGTCCACGACGGCCGCCAGGATGCCCGCGACGACCGCGTGGATGAACAACTGCAGTGACGCGTACTGGACCGTGGGCACGCCGGGGGCGTCGTACGGCGCGTCGGCGAGGATCTCGTCGGAGGTGACCGCGACGTTCTTGAACACCGTCGTGCCCGTGCCGGTGCGCCGCTGGCCGAAACCGTCCCAGTCGTCGATCAGCTTCACCCCGGTGCGATCGGCGGGCACGACGACGGTCGCCACGGAGTCATGATCGGTCGTGGCGGTGACGGTCAGATAATCGGAGAACAGCGTGCCGGTGCTGTAGAACTTCTCGCCATCGAGCCGGAAGCCGCCGGTCGGATCGGGCAGCAGGCGGGTGTTGAACACCAGGCTGCCGACCGCGTTGGCGCCCTTCTCTCTGAACGCGTTGCCGAAGAGCTTGCCGTCGGCGACCTTGCCCAGCCATTGCTGCGACGGGGAGTCCGCACTGGTGCGCAGCCGCTCCTCGGTGAACCAGAAGTGCGTCCGGAAAATGTGCGCCACAATGGGATCGGCTCGGGCCACGTCGATCACCGCGGAGAACAATTGCGGGACAGTCAATCCCGAGCCGCCGAGTTCATGCGGTAGGCGCAGTGTGCCGAAACCGGCGCGTTTGAGTTCGGCGACCTGATCAAAGGGATTCTCGTCGTTCAGGTCTCGGTCCTTGGCGCCCGCCGCGATGCGGCTGAGCAACTCGTCCCACTGCGGGGAGCCCGGGAGTATGCGGATGTCGTTCTCGACGGTGGTCATGGCCTCGTTTCTACGGCTCCTCGTCGATCGCGACACTGCTTTGGCTCATGCCGAACCTAAGAGTCCGGCAGACGGAGCCGCCCCGGCGGCGACATCCGGCCTAGGGGCACAATGGTGGGTGATGACGATGAATGCCGCGCGCCGCCGTATCCACGACAAACTGGCCGCGCAGCCGGGGGTGCGTTCGATCCGTCGGCCCATCCTGGCCGACGGATCCGACGACTTCGATCTCTACTACGTGCGCACCGGCGAGGTGACCGACCATCCGCTGGTGATCATCCCCGGTGGCCCCGGAGCCGCATCGATCGCGCTCTACCGCGGGTTGCGCAGGCGCGCCGTGGCCGACGGGCGCGACGTGATCATGATCGAGCACCGGGGTGTCGGGATGTCCCGGCACGACGACCAGGGTGCCGACCTCCCGCTCGAGGCGATGACGATCGACGCCGTCGTCGGGGACATCGCCGCGGTGCTCGACGACGCCGGGGTCGACGAGGCGGTCGTCTACGGCGCGTCCTACGGCACCTACCTGGCCGCCGGGCTCGGCGTGCGGCACCCGCAGCGGATACACGCGATGATCCTGGACTCACCGCTGCTGTCGGCCGACGACATCGACGAGGTCAGGCGCGCCGTGCGCCGGCTGCTGTGGGACGGCGCCGACACCGGGAACGACGAGCTCGCCGAGAAGGTGCACCGACTGGTCTCCGACGGTGTGCTATCCCCGGCCTCGGTGCAGCTGGCCGCCGACCTGTACGGGCTTGGCGGGCCCGACCTCCTGAATCGACAGCTGGACCTGTTGTTGAGCGATCACGACTGGGTGTGGGGCGTCGTGGGTCTGGGCACCCGGCTGCTGGTCGAGCGCAAGATGCCGTACCACAACGAGCCCGACCTCGTCGGTCGCATCGGCTACCGCGAACTCAACTACGGCGCGAAACCCGACGGCTTGCCCCTCGACCCGGCGGTGGCCCTTCGCGAATCGGCAACGGGGGAGGTCGACTTCGTCGCCGAGCCCTATGACCTCATTGCGGCCATGCCGGGATTCGACTGGCCCACCGTGGTGGTCTCCGGCGGCCGTGACCTGACCACGCCGCGTGCGGTCGCATGCCGCATCGCCGACCTGATTCCCGGGGCCGTGCTGGTCGACATGCCCACCACGGGGCACAGCATCCTCGACGTCAAGGAACGCTCGGCGCTCGACATCGTCAAGGCCGTCTACGAGGAAACGATCTCCGAACTACCCGCCCGCTCAGCCGATCTCGATGCTGCACCGAGTCTGCTGAGCGTCCGGCTGCTCAAACGCGCGATCACGGCGGCCTCGGCGGCGGAGTCGGCGGTGCCGTCGTCGGTGCCGCGCGCGGTCCGCAGCGTCACTACTTCGTGAAGCCGATCGCGGTGTAGTCCACGTCACCCAGTCCGGCCGCGCCGAAGTTCGCGAGATTGCTTCGCACGGCCACGTTTCCGGGCGACTGGGTGAGTGGGAGGCTGAAGCCCTCGGCCCAGATCAGCTCGTCGACCTCGTTGGCCAGTGCGCGGGCCTTGTCGGGGTCGAGCTCCTCGAGCGTCTCCTCGATCTTGGCGTCGATCTCGGGGCTGCCGATCTTGCCGAAGTTGCTCTCCCCGGTGGACAGGTAGATCTGGTTGAGGCCGGACAGCGGGAACGCGTCGGCCACCCAACTGAACTGCGCGATGTCGAAGTTGCCGACGGTGACGTACTGGCTGAAGAAACCGTTGCCGCCCTTGGCCTGA contains:
- a CDS encoding DUF3558 domain-containing protein yields the protein MLVGCSRDVSGQAVKAGSGGNTPRNDNSAKTYPNLLKECDVLTTDVLAKTVGADPLDIQSTFVGALCRWQALNPTGLIDITRFWFEQGSLDNERNVADFLKYQVESRSVAGVQSIVMKPNDASGACGVASDAAGVVGWWVNPQVPGVDACGMAIKLMELTLNTNN
- a CDS encoding SixA phosphatase family protein, whose translation is MTSSERTLILLRHAKSDYPDGVFDHDRPLAPRGVREAALAGDWIRANVAPVDVVLCSTATRTRETLARTGIEADTRYSDELYDTKPSTVVRLINAVADDVRTLLVVGHEPTMSSLAFALAGLESDADAVEELTSKYPTSAMAVFTTEVPWHRLGLGGATLVDFHVPR
- a CDS encoding metallophosphoesterase family protein encodes the protein MRFLHTADWQLGMTRHFLNGEAQPRYSAARRDAVAALGALAAETGAEFVVVAGDVFEHNQLAPRDVSLSLEAMRAIEVPVYLLPGNHDPLDASSVYTSALFTAERPDNVIVLDRAGVHEVRPGVEIVAAPWRSKKPTTDLLGEVLEGLTADGVTRIAVGHGGVDLFEPDRDKPSLIRLATVEAAVARGAVHYVALGDKHSRTEVGSTGRVWYSGSQEVTNYDHVEPDPGHVLVVDVDEADPQRAVHVAGRRVGRWRFVTLRRSVDTARDVVDLDINLDQLADKERTVVQIGLTGTLTVTDKAALDACLDKYVRLFAALGTWDKETEIAVVPADGEFDDLGIGGFAAAAVDELVATARADSSQADDARAALALLLRLTERGSAA
- a CDS encoding AAA family ATPase produces the protein MKLHRLALRNYRGIAHRDIDFPDRGVVVVSGANEIGKSSMIEALDLLLEAKDRSTKKEVKQVKPTHVDEGAEITAVISSGAYKFEYYKRFHKKPETRLVVMTPAREQLTGDEAHDRVQAILAETMDTELWQAQRVLQSASTLSVELSGCDALARALDVAAGQTVTLSGAEPLLIDRIDAEFRQYFTATGRPTGLWASAVARLRDAEQQVALCKTAVEEVDDAVARHAALTAELARLAQSRTTAAGRLEVARVAADAVKHLDERLAAARALAEPAEMAQAASDTALGERRRLRAELGERSATITSLESAVKAAAEDGVVADAAAVTAAAAAETATLEAEQCRARVDAARATMERIGRRREAEKLRATLGRIDAVERELVAVDAELAPITLSDGVMRDVELAALTTERAAFQAELTSARIELESAVEVELVVDGRPVHVSPGVGWSQNVTTAAAVELPGVLTWRVVPGASATDSQDKLERARQMLAALLDEAGVDDVAAARTLDARRRDLIAAGERLRATRDAVVGGEAVLELRSRLAELETELAAQSCDDPGVEDARAQLEAATEALRRARAERDACRSTASAAASHAMKVSSIAAVLGAKLGTAREEVAAAAERLARQRESKTDDQLVIQAEADAERARGVLAQVLAIEAELAAAGPAAVAAEFEDAARRAVELGERHGEIAGQLREVMAQLRVYGSEGRKGRLDAAQTECEHAAAEHDRIARRAGAARLLHSVMNRHRDESRLRYVEPFRTEVERLGRIVFGADFEVEIDGDLRMVARTLNGCTVPFESLSGGAKEQLGIVARLATAALVAKEDGVPVVIDDALGFSDPDRLAKMAEVFDAVGGDGQVIVLTCSPERYAGIVDAQHLLLAI
- a CDS encoding IS256 family transposase; this encodes MTTLNDVTKKKAEQSAEQKAAVELVRLAQEQGLSLTGPDGLLKQLTKTVIEAALNEEMTEHLGYEKHDPPEAGSSNIRNGTRSKTVLTDTTGPVEIDVPRDRAATFEPQIVKKRQRRLTGVDEVVLSLYAKGLTTGEISAHFAEIYGASVSKETISRITDKVLEEMNEWTVRPLDETYAAIFIDAIVVKVRDGQVANRPFYAAIGVTLGGERDILGLWAGTGGEGAKFWMAVLTDLRNRGVKDTFFVVCDGLKGLPEVVSNVWPQAIVQTCIIHLIRNTFRLTSRKYWDEIKRDVKPIYTAVNATAARSAFDDLAEKWGQRYPAVIKLWDNAWNEFIPFLDYDVEIRKVICSTNAIESLNARYRRAIKARGHFPSEQAALKCLYLVTRSLDPTGVGRARWTMRWKPALNAFAITFGDRFPAAETY
- a CDS encoding acyl-CoA dehydrogenase family protein, whose translation is MTTVENDIRILPGSPQWDELLSRIAAGAKDRDLNDENPFDQVAELKRAGFGTLRLPHELGGSGLTVPQLFSAVIDVARADPIVAHIFRTHFWFTEERLRTSADSPSQQWLGKVADGKLFGNAFREKGANAVGSLVFNTRLLPDPTGGFRLDGEKFYSTGTLFSDYLTVTATTDHDSVATVVVPADRTGVKLIDDWDGFGQRRTGTGTTVFKNVAVTSDEILADAPYDAPGVPTVQYASLQLFIHAVVAGILAAVVDDGVTLLRSRDRSFSHAPAERPTDDPLLQRLLGELASTAYVAKAAVLDAAEAIAAATNSAATTADGNPDAQLAQDAQLKVAKVKVHLDAIAPEAATRLLELGGASAASRQKGLDRHWRNIRTITLHNPVAYKAVAIGANLLHDTPVPANAYF
- a CDS encoding alpha/beta hydrolase — protein: MTMNAARRRIHDKLAAQPGVRSIRRPILADGSDDFDLYYVRTGEVTDHPLVIIPGGPGAASIALYRGLRRRAVADGRDVIMIEHRGVGMSRHDDQGADLPLEAMTIDAVVGDIAAVLDDAGVDEAVVYGASYGTYLAAGLGVRHPQRIHAMILDSPLLSADDIDEVRRAVRRLLWDGADTGNDELAEKVHRLVSDGVLSPASVQLAADLYGLGGPDLLNRQLDLLLSDHDWVWGVVGLGTRLLVERKMPYHNEPDLVGRIGYRELNYGAKPDGLPLDPAVALRESATGEVDFVAEPYDLIAAMPGFDWPTVVVSGGRDLTTPRAVACRIADLIPGAVLVDMPTTGHSILDVKERSALDIVKAVYEETISELPARSADLDAAPSLLSVRLLKRAITAASAAESAVPSSVPRAVRSVTTS